In one window of Trachemys scripta elegans isolate TJP31775 chromosome 5, CAS_Tse_1.0, whole genome shotgun sequence DNA:
- the LSM6 gene encoding U6 snRNA-associated Sm-like protein LSm6, protein MSLRKQTPSDFLKQIIGRPVVVKLNSGVDYRGVLACLDGYMNIALEQTEEYVNGQLKNKYGDAFIRGNNVLYISTQKRRM, encoded by the exons ATGAGTCTACGGAAGCAAACCCCTAGTGACTTCTTAAAACAAATTATAGGAAGGCCTGTTGTTGTAAAGTTAAATTCTGGAGTTGATTATCGAG GTGTCCTGGCTTGCCTGGATGGGTATATGAACATAGCTCTGGAGCAGACAGAAGAATATGTAAATGGTCAATTAAAGAACAAATATGGGGATGCATTTATCCGAGGAAATAATG TTCTGTATATAAGCACACAGAAGAGGAGGATGTGA